One genomic window of Amphiura filiformis chromosome 3, Afil_fr2py, whole genome shotgun sequence includes the following:
- the LOC140148798 gene encoding LOW QUALITY PROTEIN: transmembrane emp24 domain-containing protein 4-like (The sequence of the model RefSeq protein was modified relative to this genomic sequence to represent the inferred CDS: substituted 1 base at 1 genomic stop codon): protein MDMLFQIYLLAIIAVSSALGLYFHMGGTERQCFIEAIPDETMVIGNFKIMLFDDNIDKLKPSTPAWWMMGMHVEVKDPDGKLVMSKVYSSEGRFTFTSHTPGKHVICLYSNSTKHDKKSIKMGIYLDIKVGEQANDYRQIAKRRKLTTLQLRFWQLQDQVEQIQKEQNFQRXREGRFRQTCKSTNKRVLWWPIGQACILLVIGFWQMRHLKQAKKVV from the exons ATGGATATGCTGTTTCAGATTTATTTATTAGCTATTATAGCCGTTTCATCGGCACTAGGGTTATATTTTCATATGGGGGGAACAGAGAGGCAATGTTTTATAGAGGCAATTCCGGATGAAACTATGGTAATTG GTAATTTCAAAATCATGCTATTTGATGACAACATTGATAAATTAAAGCCATCTACTCCTGCATGGTGGATGATGGGCATGCATGTAGAAGTGAAGGATCCTGATGGCAAGCTGGTTATGTCTAAGGTGTACAGCTCTGAGGGAAGATTCACCTTCACATCACATACACCAGGAAAACATGTTATATGCCTTTATTCTAATTCtactaaacatgataaaaagtCCATTAAAATG GGAATATATCTTGACATAAAAGTAGGCGAACAAGCAAACGACTATCGACAAATAGCTAAGCGACGCAAATTAACTACGCTGCAGCTGAGATTTTGGCAATTACAGGACCAAGTAGAACAAatacaaaaagaacaaaattttcaaagg TAACGTGAAGGGCGATTCCGTCAGACTTGTAAAAGCACCAACAAGCGTGTGTTATGGTGGCCAATCGGTCAAGCCTGCATTCTTCTGGTCATCGGTTTTTGGCAAATGAGACATCTCAAACAGGCAAAGAAGGTTGTATGA